A window of the Streptomyces luomodiensis genome harbors these coding sequences:
- a CDS encoding alanine racemase, whose protein sequence is MALTLYVDTARWRAHQQMVIQQFPGIVPVCKGNGYGFGHERLAEEAARIGTDILAVGTTYEAARMKDFFSGDLLVLTPFRRGEEPVPLPDRVIRSVSSVDGVYGLVNARVVIEVMSSMKRHGVTEEDLPKLHAAIENVRLEGFAIHLPLDRTDGLDAVEEVIAWMDRLRAARLPLHTMFVSHLNAEELARLQQQFPQTRFRARIGTRLWLGDHDSTEYRGSVLDVTRVAKGDRFGYRQQKAASDGHLVVVAGGTSHGVGLEAPKALHGVMPRAKGVARAGLATVNRNLSPFVWAGKQRWFAEPPHMQVSILFVPSDVQAPQVGDELVAHLRHTTTQFDRLLDR, encoded by the coding sequence ATGGCTCTCACCCTCTACGTCGACACCGCGCGCTGGCGGGCGCACCAGCAGATGGTGATCCAGCAGTTCCCAGGGATAGTCCCGGTCTGCAAAGGCAACGGCTACGGCTTCGGCCATGAGCGGCTGGCCGAGGAGGCCGCCCGCATCGGCACCGACATCCTCGCGGTCGGGACCACGTACGAGGCCGCCCGGATGAAGGACTTCTTCAGCGGTGACCTGCTCGTGCTCACCCCCTTCCGCCGCGGTGAGGAGCCGGTGCCGCTGCCGGACCGGGTGATCCGCTCGGTCTCGTCGGTCGACGGCGTCTACGGCCTGGTGAACGCGCGTGTGGTCATCGAGGTCATGAGCAGCATGAAGCGGCACGGCGTCACCGAGGAGGACCTGCCCAAGCTGCACGCCGCGATAGAGAACGTCCGGCTGGAGGGGTTCGCCATCCACCTCCCGCTCGACCGCACCGACGGACTGGACGCGGTCGAGGAGGTCATCGCCTGGATGGACCGCCTGCGGGCGGCGCGGCTACCGCTGCACACCATGTTCGTCAGCCACCTCAACGCCGAGGAACTGGCCCGGCTCCAGCAGCAGTTCCCGCAGACCCGCTTCCGGGCGCGCATCGGCACCCGGCTGTGGCTGGGCGACCACGATTCGACGGAGTACCGGGGCTCGGTGCTCGACGTCACCCGCGTGGCGAAGGGCGACCGCTTCGGTTACCGCCAGCAGAAGGCCGCCTCCGACGGCCATCTGGTCGTCGTCGCCGGCGGCACCTCCCACGGCGTCGGCCTGGAGGCCCCCAAGGCACTGCACGGTGTGATGCCCCGCGCCAAGGGCGTCGCCCGCGCCGGTCTCGCGACCGTCAACCGCAACCTCTCGCCGTTCGTGTGGGCGGGCAAGCAGCGGTGGTTCGCCGAGCCGCCGCATATGCAGGTGTCCATCCTGTTCGTGCCCAGCGATGTCCAGGCGCCCCAGGTGGGGGATGAGCTGGTGGCGCATCTGCGGCACACCACGACGCAGTTCGACCGGCTGCTCGACCGCTGA
- a CDS encoding glycosyltransferase family 87 protein has product MSVREDPQAQPVRPTAEDPVAAAGSELIGGPAGRRALLGTSWWTPVRIVAIVAIGMFALGMVQKLPCYDGGWFHGATAQYTHACYSDIPHLYNGRGFADDLVPYFDRIPDSVSGGMQYLEYPVLTGLFMEVASWMTPSGGSIQHREQIYWLVNAGMLMVCTAVIAVCVARTHRRRPWDALLVALAPAFALTSTINWDLFAVALTAAALLVWSRSRPMAAGVLLGLATAAKLYPVLLLGPLLVLCLRAGRLRAFWSAAGGAVAAWLVVNVPVMITTQGGGLHIRDGWKTFYTFSQERPVDFGSLWLIISQRTGDPLEDVNTYGTLLMILACVGVAALALCAPRRPRLAQLAFLVVAGFVLTNKVYSPQYVLWLIPLAALARPRWRDFLVWQACEVIYFLGIWMYLAYMGSGDQHRGLPAEGYQLAIVVHLLGTLYLCALVVRDALVPERDPVRQDGSDDPGGGVLDRAPDAFVLGEARRASRYDDGVVLVDWGVHRE; this is encoded by the coding sequence ATGAGCGTGCGCGAGGACCCACAGGCCCAGCCCGTCAGGCCGACCGCCGAGGACCCGGTGGCCGCGGCCGGCAGCGAGCTGATCGGTGGGCCGGCCGGGCGCCGGGCCCTGCTCGGCACGAGCTGGTGGACTCCGGTGCGGATCGTGGCGATCGTCGCCATCGGCATGTTTGCCCTGGGCATGGTGCAGAAGCTGCCGTGCTACGACGGCGGCTGGTTCCACGGCGCCACCGCCCAGTACACCCATGCCTGCTACTCCGACATACCGCACCTCTACAACGGCCGCGGCTTCGCCGACGACCTCGTCCCGTATTTCGACCGCATACCGGACAGCGTCTCGGGCGGGATGCAATACCTGGAGTACCCCGTCCTGACCGGGCTCTTCATGGAGGTCGCCTCCTGGATGACCCCGTCCGGCGGCTCCATCCAGCACCGTGAGCAGATCTACTGGCTGGTCAACGCGGGCATGCTGATGGTCTGCACCGCGGTCATCGCGGTCTGTGTGGCCCGTACGCACCGCCGGCGGCCCTGGGACGCGCTGCTGGTCGCCCTGGCCCCCGCCTTCGCGCTCACCTCCACCATCAACTGGGATCTGTTCGCCGTCGCGCTCACGGCCGCCGCCCTGCTGGTGTGGTCCCGCAGCCGCCCGATGGCCGCCGGTGTGCTGCTGGGGCTCGCGACGGCCGCGAAGCTCTACCCCGTGCTGCTGCTCGGTCCGCTGCTGGTGCTCTGCCTGCGCGCGGGGCGGCTGCGGGCCTTCTGGTCGGCGGCCGGCGGGGCCGTGGCCGCCTGGCTCGTGGTGAACGTCCCCGTGATGATCACGACGCAGGGCGGGGGCCTGCACATCCGCGACGGCTGGAAGACCTTCTACACCTTCAGCCAGGAGCGCCCGGTCGACTTCGGCTCCCTGTGGCTGATCATCTCGCAGCGCACCGGGGACCCTCTGGAGGACGTCAACACCTACGGAACCCTGCTGATGATCCTGGCCTGCGTCGGTGTGGCGGCGCTTGCCCTGTGCGCCCCGCGCCGTCCGCGCCTGGCCCAGCTGGCCTTCCTGGTCGTCGCGGGCTTCGTGCTCACCAACAAGGTCTACTCACCGCAGTACGTGCTGTGGCTGATCCCACTGGCGGCGCTGGCACGACCGCGCTGGCGGGACTTCCTGGTCTGGCAGGCGTGCGAGGTGATCTATTTCCTCGGGATCTGGATGTACCTCGCGTACATGGGCAGTGGTGATCAGCACCGGGGACTGCCCGCGGAGGGCTATCAGCTGGCGATCGTCGTGCATCTGCTGGGGACGCTCTACCTGTGCGCCCTGGTCGTCCGGGACGCGCTGGTGCCGGAGCGGGACCCGGTGCGGCAGGACGGTTCGGACGACCCCGGGGGAGGCGTGCTGGACCGGGCCCCGGACGCGTTCGTCCTGGGAGAGGCGCGGCGCGCGTCCCGGTACGACGACGGCGTGGTGCTGGTGGACTGGGGCGTCCACCGGGAGTGA
- the rpsF gene encoding 30S ribosomal protein S6, producing MRHYEVMVILDPDLEERAVSPLIENFLSVIREGNGKVEKVDTWGRRRLSYEIKKKPEGIYSVIDLQAEPAVVKELDRQLNLNESVLRTKVLRPETH from the coding sequence ATGCGTCACTACGAGGTGATGGTCATCCTCGACCCCGATCTCGAGGAGCGCGCTGTCTCCCCGCTGATCGAGAACTTCCTTTCCGTCATCCGCGAGGGCAACGGCAAGGTCGAGAAGGTCGACACCTGGGGCCGTCGTCGTCTCTCGTACGAGATCAAGAAGAAGCCTGAGGGCATCTACTCGGTCATCGACCTGCAGGCCGAGCCCGCGGTCGTCAAGGAGCTCGACCGCCAGCTGAACCTGAACGAGTCGGTCCTCCGGACCAAGGTCCTCCGTCCCGAGACCCACTGA
- a CDS encoding single-stranded DNA-binding protein, producing the protein MAGETVITVVGNLVDDPELRFTPSGAAVAKFRVASTPRTFDRQTNEWKDGESLFLTCSVWRQAAENVAESLQRGMRVIVQGRLKQRSYEDREGIKRTVYELDVDEVGASLRNATAKVTKTTGRGGQGGYGSGGGQGGGGGWGGGPGGGQQGGGAPADDPWATGAPAGGQGGGGGWGGGSGNSGGYSDEPPF; encoded by the coding sequence ATGGCAGGCGAGACCGTCATCACGGTCGTCGGCAATCTCGTCGATGACCCCGAGCTGCGCTTCACCCCGTCCGGTGCGGCGGTCGCGAAGTTCCGCGTCGCGTCCACTCCCCGTACCTTCGACCGGCAGACCAACGAGTGGAAGGACGGCGAGAGCCTCTTCCTCACGTGCTCGGTGTGGCGGCAGGCCGCGGAGAACGTGGCCGAGTCGCTTCAGCGTGGCATGCGCGTCATCGTGCAGGGCCGTCTGAAGCAGCGGTCCTACGAGGACCGCGAGGGGATCAAGCGCACGGTCTATGAGCTGGATGTCGACGAGGTCGGCGCCAGCCTGCGCAACGCCACGGCCAAGGTCACCAAGACCACCGGTCGCGGTGGCCAGGGTGGCTACGGCAGCGGTGGCGGCCAGGGCGGCGGCGGTGGCTGGGGCGGTGGCCCCGGCGGCGGTCAGCAGGGCGGCGGCGCTCCGGCCGACGACCCGTGGGCGACCGGCGCACCGGCCGGCGGCCAGGGCGGCGGTGGTGGCTGGGGCGGCGGCTCCGGCAACTCCGGCGGCTACTCGGACGAGCCGCCCTTCTAG
- the rplI gene encoding 50S ribosomal protein L9: MKIILTHEVSGLGAAGDVVDVKDGYARNYLVPRGLAIRWTKGGEKDVEQIRRGRRIREIATIEQANEVKAQLEGVKVRLKTRAGDAGRLFGSVTPADIASAIKDAGGPDVDKRRIEVQAPIKTLGAHQVSVRLHAEVAAKVGVEVVAA; this comes from the coding sequence ATGAAGATCATCCTCACCCACGAGGTCTCCGGCCTCGGTGCCGCCGGTGACGTCGTGGACGTCAAGGACGGTTACGCCCGTAACTACCTGGTTCCGCGTGGTCTGGCGATCCGCTGGACCAAGGGCGGCGAGAAGGACGTCGAGCAGATCCGCCGCGGTCGTCGCATCCGCGAGATCGCCACGATCGAGCAGGCCAACGAGGTCAAGGCTCAGCTCGAGGGCGTCAAGGTGCGGCTGAAGACCCGTGCCGGCGACGCCGGCCGGCTGTTCGGCTCCGTCACCCCGGCCGACATCGCTTCGGCGATCAAGGACGCGGGTGGCCCGGATGTGGACAAGCGCCGTATCGAGGTGCAGGCGCCGATCAAGACCCTGGGCGCGCACCAGGTCTCGGTCCGTCTGCACGCCGAGGTTGCCGCCAAGGTCGGCGTCGAGGTCGTCGCCGCCTGA
- the rpsR gene encoding 30S ribosomal protein S18: MAKPPARKPKKKVCVFCKEKISYVDYKDTNLLRKFISDRGKIRARRVTGNCTQHQRDVATAVKNSREMALLPYTSTAR; the protein is encoded by the coding sequence ATGGCGAAGCCGCCTGCTCGCAAGCCTAAGAAGAAGGTTTGCGTGTTCTGCAAGGAGAAGATCTCCTACGTCGACTACAAGGACACGAACCTGCTGCGGAAGTTCATTTCCGACCGCGGCAAGATCCGTGCCCGCCGGGTCACCGGCAACTGCACCCAGCACCAGCGTGACGTCGCCACGGCCGTGAAGAACAGCCGTGAGATGGCGCTGCTGCCCTACACCTCCACCGCGCGATAA
- a CDS encoding lipid II:glycine glycyltransferase FemX: MSLTLRTISREQHLAYIQSLPAASHMQVPAWADVKSEWRSESLGWFDATGQLVGVGLVLYRQLPKIKRYLAYLPEGPVINWYAPNLEEWLRPMLAHLKQQGAFSVKMGPPVIIRRWDASAIKSGIQNPDVKRLRDVEATFIEPRAFEVAERLRRMGWQQGEDGGAGFGDVQPRYVFQVPLANRSLEDVHKGFNQLWRRNIKKAEKAGVEVVQGGYEHLPEWQRLYEITAERDHFRPRPLSYFQRMWTALNTEDPNRMRLYFAMHENEAVAAATMLIVGGHVWYSYGASANHKREVRPSNAMQWRMLRDAYALGATVYDLRGISDSLDETDHLFGLIQFKVGTGGQAAEYLGEWDFPLNKLLHKALDIYMSRR; encoded by the coding sequence ATGAGCCTGACCCTGAGGACGATCAGCCGAGAGCAGCATCTGGCGTACATCCAGAGCCTGCCGGCGGCCAGCCACATGCAGGTCCCGGCGTGGGCCGACGTCAAGTCGGAGTGGCGCTCGGAGAGCCTCGGCTGGTTCGACGCCACGGGCCAGCTCGTCGGCGTCGGCCTCGTCCTCTACCGCCAGCTGCCCAAGATCAAGCGCTACCTCGCCTATCTGCCCGAGGGTCCGGTCATCAACTGGTACGCGCCCAACCTCGAGGAGTGGCTGCGCCCGATGCTCGCGCATCTCAAGCAGCAGGGCGCGTTCTCCGTGAAGATGGGCCCGCCGGTCATCATCCGCCGCTGGGACGCCTCCGCGATCAAGTCCGGCATCCAGAACCCGGACGTGAAGCGGCTGCGCGATGTCGAGGCGACCTTCATCGAGCCGCGTGCCTTCGAAGTGGCCGAGCGGCTGCGGCGGATGGGCTGGCAGCAGGGCGAGGACGGCGGGGCCGGCTTCGGGGACGTCCAGCCGCGGTACGTCTTCCAGGTGCCGCTGGCCAACCGCTCCCTGGAGGATGTCCACAAGGGCTTCAACCAGCTGTGGCGCCGCAACATCAAGAAGGCCGAGAAGGCTGGTGTCGAGGTCGTCCAGGGCGGCTACGAGCATCTGCCCGAGTGGCAGCGGCTCTACGAGATCACCGCGGAGCGCGACCACTTCCGGCCCCGCCCGCTCAGCTACTTCCAGCGCATGTGGACGGCCCTCAACACCGAGGACCCCAACCGGATGCGCCTGTACTTCGCGATGCACGAGAACGAGGCCGTGGCCGCCGCCACGATGCTGATCGTCGGAGGCCATGTCTGGTACTCCTACGGTGCCTCCGCCAACCACAAGCGCGAGGTCCGGCCCTCTAACGCGATGCAGTGGCGGATGCTCCGCGACGCGTACGCACTGGGCGCGACCGTCTACGACCTGCGCGGCATCAGCGACTCCCTCGATGAGACGGACCATCTCTTCGGTCTGATCCAGTTCAAGGTGGGCACCGGTGGGCAGGCTGCCGAGTACCTCGGCGAGTGGGACTTCCCGCTCAACAAGCTCCTGCACAAGGCGCTCGACATCTACATGTCGCGCCGTTGA
- the dnaB gene encoding replicative DNA helicase, which produces MDDPWADSGPSDRFPAPRFRRGEGGGRGRDGQQDRDGGGGSPWEGSGFERVPPQDLDAEQSVLGGMLLSKDAIADVVEVLKGNDFYRPAHETVYQAILDLYAKGEPADPITVAAELTKRGEIARVGGASYLHTLVQSVPTAANAEYYAEIVHERAVLRRLVEAGTRITQMGYAADGDVDEIVNNAQAEIYAVTEQRTSEDYLPLGDIMEGALDEIEAIGSRSGQMSGVPTGFTDLDSLTNGLHPGQMIVIAARPAMGKSTLALDFARACSIKHNMPSVIFSLEMGRNEIAMRLLSAEARVALHHMRSGSMTDEDWTRLARRMPDVSQAPLYIDDSPNLSMMEIRAKCRRLKQRNDLQLVVIDYLQLMQSGGARRPESRQQEVSDMSRNLKLLAKELEVPVIALSQLNRGPEQRTDKKPMVSDLRESGSIEQDADMVILLHREDAYEKESPRAGEADLIVAKHRNGPTATITVAFQGHYSRFVDMATT; this is translated from the coding sequence ATGGACGACCCGTGGGCGGACTCCGGCCCGTCCGACCGGTTCCCGGCCCCCCGCTTCCGCCGCGGTGAGGGCGGCGGCCGGGGCCGCGACGGTCAGCAGGACCGCGACGGAGGCGGCGGCTCCCCCTGGGAGGGCTCCGGCTTCGAGCGCGTACCGCCGCAGGACCTCGACGCCGAGCAGTCCGTGCTCGGCGGCATGCTGCTCTCCAAGGACGCCATCGCCGATGTGGTGGAGGTCCTCAAGGGCAACGACTTCTACCGGCCCGCCCATGAGACCGTCTACCAGGCCATCCTGGACCTCTACGCCAAGGGCGAGCCGGCCGACCCGATCACGGTCGCCGCGGAGCTGACCAAGCGCGGTGAGATCGCCCGGGTCGGCGGCGCCTCGTATCTCCACACCCTCGTCCAGTCGGTCCCCACCGCCGCCAACGCCGAGTACTACGCGGAGATCGTCCACGAGCGCGCCGTACTGCGCCGCCTCGTCGAGGCCGGCACCCGCATCACCCAGATGGGATACGCGGCGGACGGAGACGTCGACGAGATCGTCAACAACGCCCAGGCGGAGATCTACGCCGTCACCGAGCAGCGCACCAGCGAGGACTATCTGCCGCTCGGCGACATCATGGAGGGCGCGCTCGACGAGATCGAGGCGATCGGCTCGCGCAGCGGACAGATGTCCGGGGTGCCCACCGGCTTCACCGACCTGGATTCCCTGACCAACGGTCTGCACCCGGGCCAGATGATCGTCATCGCCGCGCGTCCCGCGATGGGTAAGTCCACCCTGGCCCTCGACTTCGCGCGCGCCTGCTCGATCAAGCACAACATGCCGAGCGTGATCTTCTCGCTGGAGATGGGCCGTAACGAGATCGCGATGCGTCTGCTCTCCGCCGAGGCCCGGGTGGCGCTGCACCATATGCGCTCCGGCAGCATGACGGATGAGGACTGGACGCGGCTGGCCCGGCGGATGCCGGATGTCTCCCAGGCCCCGCTCTACATCGACGACTCCCCGAACCTGTCGATGATGGAGATCCGCGCCAAGTGCCGCCGGCTCAAGCAGCGCAACGATCTACAGCTGGTCGTCATCGACTACCTCCAGCTGATGCAGTCCGGCGGCGCCCGGCGCCCCGAGAGCCGTCAGCAGGAGGTCTCGGACATGTCGCGAAACCTGAAGCTGCTGGCCAAGGAGCTGGAAGTGCCGGTCATCGCGCTCTCCCAGCTCAACCGAGGTCCCGAGCAGCGCACCGACAAGAAGCCGATGGTCTCGGACCTCCGCGAGAGTGGATCCATCGAGCAGGACGCGGACATGGTCATCCTGCTCCACCGCGAGGACGCCTACGAGAAGGAGTCACCGCGCGCGGGCGAGGCGGACCTGATCGTGGCCAAGCACCGCAACGGCCCCACGGCCACGATCACGGTCGCCTTCCAGGGCCACTACTCGCGTTTCGTGGACATGGCCACGACCTGA
- a CDS encoding MATE family efflux transporter — MTQAPTSARSTPRHHDREIIALALPAFGALVAEPLFVMVDSAVVGHLGTAQLAGLGVAAALLTTAVNIFVFLAYATTAAVARRVGAGDLPGAIRQGMDGIWLALLLGAAVIAVALPTAPALVELFGASDTASPYAITYLRISTLGIPAMLVVLAATGVLRGLQDTRTPLYVAIGGFGANAALNATLVYAAGLGIAGSAWGTVIAQNAMAAAYLAVVIRGARRHGTSLRPDAAGIRACAHAGAPLLIRTLSLRAVMLIATAVAARLGDTDIAAHQIVLTLWSLLAFALDAIAIAGQAIIGRYLGAGDEEGARAACRRMVHWGIASGVVLGLLVVASRPLFIPLFTTDSAVRDALLPALLVTALIQPVSGVVFVLDGVLMGAGDGPYLAWAMIVTLAVFAPVALLVPSLGGGLTALWCSMALMMSVRMATLWLRTRSGRWIVTGAVRR, encoded by the coding sequence ATGACACAGGCCCCCACAAGCGCCCGGAGCACCCCGCGCCATCACGACCGCGAGATCATCGCACTCGCGCTTCCCGCCTTCGGCGCGCTCGTGGCGGAGCCCCTCTTCGTCATGGTCGACAGCGCCGTCGTGGGTCATCTGGGCACCGCCCAGCTGGCCGGTCTGGGCGTCGCCGCCGCCCTGCTCACCACAGCCGTCAACATCTTCGTCTTCCTGGCTTATGCCACCACAGCGGCGGTGGCCCGCCGCGTCGGCGCGGGCGACCTTCCCGGAGCGATCCGGCAGGGCATGGACGGCATCTGGCTGGCCCTGCTGCTCGGTGCCGCCGTCATCGCCGTCGCCCTGCCCACCGCCCCCGCTCTCGTCGAGCTGTTCGGCGCCTCGGACACCGCTTCCCCCTACGCCATCACCTATCTGCGGATCAGCACCCTCGGGATCCCCGCGATGCTGGTGGTGCTCGCCGCCACAGGTGTCCTCCGCGGTCTCCAGGACACCCGCACCCCGCTGTACGTGGCCATCGGCGGCTTCGGGGCCAATGCCGCACTGAACGCCACTCTGGTCTACGCGGCCGGGCTGGGCATCGCGGGCTCGGCCTGGGGCACGGTGATCGCCCAGAACGCCATGGCCGCCGCCTACCTCGCCGTCGTCATCCGGGGCGCCCGGCGCCATGGCACCTCGCTACGGCCGGACGCCGCCGGGATCAGGGCCTGTGCCCACGCCGGGGCACCCCTGTTGATCCGTACGCTCTCGCTGCGCGCCGTGATGCTGATCGCGACGGCGGTGGCGGCCCGCCTCGGCGACACCGATATCGCCGCCCACCAGATCGTGCTCACCCTGTGGAGTCTGCTGGCGTTCGCCCTGGACGCCATCGCCATCGCGGGCCAGGCGATCATCGGACGCTATCTGGGAGCGGGCGACGAGGAGGGGGCACGGGCCGCCTGCCGCCGCATGGTGCACTGGGGCATCGCCTCGGGCGTGGTGCTGGGCCTGCTGGTGGTCGCCTCCCGGCCGCTGTTCATCCCCCTGTTCACCACCGATTCCGCGGTACGGGACGCCCTGCTGCCCGCCCTTCTGGTGACGGCCCTCATCCAGCCGGTCTCGGGTGTGGTCTTCGTCCTCGACGGAGTGCTGATGGGCGCGGGCGACGGGCCCTATCTGGCCTGGGCGATGATCGTCACCCTTGCCGTCTTCGCCCCGGTGGCGCTGCTGGTGCCATCGCTCGGCGGCGGACTGACCGCGCTGTGGTGCAGCATGGCGCTGATGATGTCGGTCCGGATGGCCACCTTGTGGCTGCGCACCCGCTCCGGCCGCTGGATCGTCACCGGCGCGGTACGACGCTGA
- a CDS encoding transglycosylase domain-containing protein produces MSEHRRKPPQPQGGGRAAARRAGQQSSGRRAAPTHNAAAGSAATPHDEERPYGGRAAARRAAQRGGGRRRAADPGAGGAGRGGRGGGRRAAGGRGRGAGGDGRPAKKRFIDYPRAGKSGFRRWVPSWKLVTGTFLFFFAVLLGAVGIGLWLVQVPTAQAASQTQKNVYYWADGKQMVVSGGGDLNRQIVPLSKIPKSMQNAVISAENASFYDDSGVDPMGIARAVFNMAKGGATQSGSTITQQYVKNTYLDQSQTITRKVKELFISVKVGLDMDKDEILAGYLNTAYYGRGAYGCQAAARAYYDRDCEDLTPSQSAFLASTLNGPNLYDPNGGYGAAATKEANTKRAKARWSWILKREVDVHRMSETEAQKWVGKGFPMPRDPKVATNKQGQIGYLTDLADNYIVANTGISKNQLDKGGYQIHTTFDRNKINELTRAVEKVTKENIKPKEREVDKYVQFGGASVEPKTGKIVAIYGGKDALEHYRNNADYTGVQVGSTFKPFVLAAAMTDGVRDPEGPRDQPDSERTLVSPSSVYNGDNKVTLRDYDGTVWHDKDGREWHQRNDGDEDKGRISLRTAMQFSVNTPYIQLGMDVGTDKVRDAALAAGLSKEQLASITPTFSLGTSAPSAIRLAGAYATFAASGQQAEPYSVERVEDKDGTVYDHEQDAKLTRAFDSNVANNVTDVLKNVVEHGTGSSAQIGRPVAGKTGTTDENKSAWFSGYTPQLSTAIGMWRVDDQAKNQKFLSMRGVGGKLTIHGASFPAEIWADYMRGALKGEPVKDFPAATPIGEKIYGEDASPTAPPPSKSPTETPTETPTETPTETPTETPTESPTESPSCDPLDFNCHDNGGGENGGGNDQPDDPSTTPTTEGPGGPGGIFGGPSGARREN; encoded by the coding sequence ATGAGCGAGCACCGTCGCAAGCCGCCGCAGCCCCAGGGTGGCGGACGAGCCGCGGCCCGGCGAGCCGGACAGCAGTCGTCCGGCCGTCGCGCAGCACCGACGCACAACGCCGCGGCCGGATCAGCCGCCACCCCGCATGATGAGGAGCGTCCCTACGGCGGCCGGGCGGCGGCCCGGCGGGCCGCCCAACGTGGCGGCGGCCGCAGACGCGCAGCGGATCCGGGCGCGGGCGGCGCGGGCCGCGGTGGCCGCGGTGGCGGTCGGCGGGCGGCCGGTGGCCGCGGCCGCGGCGCGGGGGGCGACGGGCGTCCCGCCAAGAAGCGCTTCATCGACTACCCGCGTGCGGGCAAGTCGGGTTTCCGGCGCTGGGTCCCGTCCTGGAAGCTGGTGACGGGCACCTTCCTCTTCTTCTTCGCGGTGCTTCTCGGCGCCGTCGGCATAGGGCTGTGGCTGGTGCAGGTACCGACCGCCCAGGCCGCGTCCCAGACCCAGAAGAACGTCTACTACTGGGCGGACGGCAAGCAGATGGTGGTCTCCGGCGGTGGTGACCTCAACCGCCAGATCGTCCCCCTCAGCAAGATCCCCAAGTCCATGCAGAACGCGGTGATCTCCGCGGAGAACGCCAGCTTCTACGACGACAGCGGCGTCGACCCGATGGGTATCGCCCGCGCGGTCTTCAACATGGCCAAGGGCGGTGCGACCCAGAGTGGCTCGACCATCACCCAGCAGTATGTGAAGAACACCTACCTGGACCAGTCGCAGACCATCACCCGCAAGGTCAAGGAACTGTTCATTTCCGTCAAGGTCGGACTGGACATGGACAAGGACGAGATCCTCGCGGGGTATCTCAACACCGCGTACTACGGACGCGGGGCCTACGGCTGCCAGGCGGCGGCGCGCGCCTACTACGACCGGGACTGCGAGGACCTGACGCCGAGCCAGAGCGCCTTCCTGGCCTCGACGCTCAACGGCCCGAACCTCTACGACCCCAACGGCGGCTACGGCGCCGCGGCCACCAAGGAGGCCAACACCAAGCGCGCCAAGGCCCGCTGGTCGTGGATCCTCAAGCGTGAGGTCGACGTGCACCGGATGTCCGAGACCGAGGCCCAGAAGTGGGTCGGCAAGGGTTTCCCGATGCCGCGGGACCCGAAGGTGGCCACGAACAAGCAGGGGCAGATCGGCTATCTCACCGACCTCGCCGACAACTACATCGTCGCCAATACCGGCATCAGCAAGAACCAGCTGGACAAGGGTGGCTATCAGATTCACACCACCTTCGACCGGAACAAGATCAATGAGTTGACCCGGGCGGTCGAGAAGGTCACCAAGGAGAACATCAAGCCGAAGGAGCGCGAGGTCGACAAATACGTGCAGTTCGGCGGCGCCTCCGTGGAGCCCAAGACGGGCAAGATCGTGGCCATCTACGGCGGCAAGGACGCGCTGGAGCACTATCGCAACAACGCGGACTACACCGGTGTCCAGGTGGGCTCGACCTTCAAGCCCTTCGTGCTGGCCGCCGCGATGACCGACGGCGTCCGGGATCCGGAGGGCCCACGGGACCAACCCGACTCCGAGCGCACCCTGGTCTCGCCGAGCAGTGTCTACAACGGCGACAACAAGGTGACCCTGCGGGACTACGACGGCACCGTCTGGCACGACAAGGACGGCCGTGAGTGGCACCAGCGGAACGACGGTGACGAGGACAAGGGCCGGATCAGCCTGCGCACCGCGATGCAGTTCTCGGTGAACACCCCGTACATCCAGCTGGGCATGGACGTCGGCACCGACAAGGTGCGGGACGCGGCCCTGGCCGCGGGCCTCAGCAAGGAGCAGCTGGCCTCGATCACCCCGACGTTCTCGCTCGGCACCTCCGCACCCAGCGCCATCCGGCTCGCCGGGGCGTACGCGACCTTCGCGGCCAGCGGCCAGCAGGCCGAGCCGTACTCGGTCGAGCGGGTCGAGGACAAGGACGGCACCGTCTACGACCACGAGCAGGACGCCAAGCTCACCCGGGCATTCGACTCGAACGTGGCGAACAACGTCACCGACGTTCTGAAGAACGTGGTCGAGCACGGCACCGGATCCTCGGCGCAGATCGGCCGTCCGGTCGCGGGCAAGACCGGAACCACCGACGAGAACAAGTCGGCCTGGTTCTCCGGCTACACCCCGCAGCTGTCCACCGCGATCGGCATGTGGCGGGTCGACGACCAGGCCAAGAACCAGAAGTTCCTGTCCATGCGTGGCGTGGGCGGCAAGCTGACGATCCACGGTGCGTCGTTCCCGGCGGAGATCTGGGCCGACTACATGCGCGGCGCCCTGAAGGGCGAGCCGGTCAAGGACTTCCCCGCGGCCACCCCGATCGGCGAGAAGATCTACGGCGAGGACGCGAGCCCCACCGCGCCTCCGCCGTCGAAGTCGCCCACGGAGACTCCGACGGAGACGCCCACGGAAACCCCGACGGAGACGCCCACGGAGACTCCGACGGAGTCGCCCACGGAATCCCCGAGCTGCGACCCGCTGGACTTCAACTGCCACGACAACGGCGGCGGCGAGAACGGCGGCGGGAACGACCAGCCGGACGATCCGTCCACGACGCCGACCACGGAAGGGCCGGGCGGCCCTGGTGGCATATTCGGCGGCCCGTCCGGGGCCAGAAGGGAGAACTAG